One genomic segment of Coffea arabica cultivar ET-39 chromosome 6e, Coffea Arabica ET-39 HiFi, whole genome shotgun sequence includes these proteins:
- the LOC113697464 gene encoding uncharacterized protein isoform X1 encodes MVLTSPLPSVIEFDKLLGRVIKLEHYSAAILMYKHMCFLGFIPVDHYIMTRAIICYSFLNRIDCSFSVLGSFIKRGYAPNVVTFTTLVRGLFRARMIHEALELLEWIICVKLCEPNGVLYGTIIDGLCKEGNTSAAIQVLRIMEKGKCKPDTIMYSTIIDSLCKHKMVNKALTLFSEMIDKGILPNIITYNCLIHGLCRNGKWMKAKKVWVGMVDFNTYPDVRTFNMLVDALCKDGRIDDAEYVIDTMIQRGESPNIVTYSSLMDGYCMLGRIADARRVFDLMNARGMHPDTHSYSILIKGYFKIMKVDEAMQLFREIKSKGLKPNIVTYTTILQGLFRMGELATAKHVINKMKATALIPDFHAYCVILDGLSKNGHINEALQLLEKIGSDRIGLDITMVNIIINGFCKSGKLDLAQDIFRSLPSKGLLPNIVTYTVLVKGLCEAGKLREAKGLLVKMKEDSCYPDDLAYNTIVRGFVKRDDYVEQKCILKK; translated from the coding sequence ATGGTGTTAACGAGCCCTCTGCCTTCCGTTATTGAGTTTGACAAATTGCTCGGTCGAGTCATTAAGTTGGAGCATTATTCAGCTGCTATTTTGATGTACAAACATATGTGCTTCTTGGGTTTTATTCCAGTTGATCATTATATCATGACGAGAGCCATTATTTGCTACTCTTTCTTGAATAGGATTGATTGTAGTTTTTCTGTTTTGGGGTCCTTCATCAAGCGTGGTTACGCGCCTAATGTTGTAACCTTTACCACTTTAGTCAGAGGGTTGTTTCGAGCACGTATGATTCACGAGGCACTAGAATTATTGGAGTGGATAATATGTGTAAAGCTCTGTGAGCCCAATGGGGTTCTGTATGGTACCATAATAGATGGTCTGTGTAAGGAGGGAAACACTAGCGCAGCTATTCAAGTTCTTAGGATAATGGAAAAAGGAAAGTGTAAGCCTGATACTATTATGTACAGCACCATTATTGACAGCTTGTGCAAACATAAGATGGTTAATAAGGCTCTTACCCTTTTCTCTGAGATGATTGATAAGGGCATTCTCCCAAATATCATCACTTATAATTGTTTGATTCATGGTCTATGTCGAAATGGTAAATGGATGAAGGCTAAAAAGGTGTGGGTTGGTATGGTTGATTTTAATACATATCCAGATGTTCGTACATTTAATATGTTGGTTGATGCACTTTGTAAGGATGGAAGAATTGATGATGCTGAGTATGTGATTGATACCATGATTCAACGAGGTGAGAGTCCTAATATAGTCACCTACAGTTCACTGATGGATGGCTATTGTATGCTGGGCAGGATTGCTGATGCGAGAAGAGTTTTTGATCTGATGAATGCTAGAGGAATGCATCCTGATACTCACAGCTATAGTATTTTGATTAAGggatatttcaagataatgaaAGTGGATGAGGCTATGCAGCTCTTTCGGGAGATTAAATCTAAAGGTTTAAAACCTAACATTGTCACTTACACAACTATCTTACAGGGCTTGTTTAGGATGGGAGAGTTGGCTACAGCAAAACATGTTATCAACAAGATGAAAGCTACTGCCCTGATTCCTGATTTTCACGCTTACTGTGTCATATTGGATGGCTTGTCAAAAAATGGACATATCAATGAAGCATTGCAATTACTGGAGAAGATTGGAAGTGACCGGATAGGCCTTGATATTACCATGGTAAACATCATCATTAATGGATTTTGCAAAAGTGGGAAACTTGATCTTGCACAAGATATTTTTCGAAGTCTTCCTAGTAAAGGACTGCTTCCCAACATTGTGACTTACACTGTGTTGGTAAAGGGACTTTGTGAAGCAGGAAAGCTGAGGGAAGCTAAGGGGCTTCTTGTGAAAATGAAAGAAGATAGCTGTTATCCAGATGACCTTGCTTACAATACCATTGTCCGTGGATTTGTTAAAAGGGATGACTATGTTGAGCAAAAATGCATCTTGAAGAAATGA
- the LOC113697464 gene encoding uncharacterized protein isoform X2: protein MVLTSPLPSVIEFDKLLGRVIKLEHYSAAILMYKHMCFLGFIPVDHYIMTRAIICYSFLNRIDCSFSVLGSFIKRGYAPNVVTFTTLVRGLFRARMIHEALELLEWIICVKLCEPNGVLYGTIIDGLCKEGNTSAAIQVLRIMEKGKCKPDTIMYSTIIDSLCKHKMVNKALTLFSEMIDKGILPNIITYNCLIHGLCRNGKWMKAKKVWVGMVDFNTYPDVRTFNMLVDALCKDGRIDDAEYVIDTMIQRGESPNIVTYSSLMDGYCMLGRIADARRVFDLMNARGMHPDTHSYSILIKGYFKIMKVDEAMQLFREIKSKGLKPNIVTYTTILQGLFRMGELATAKHVINKMKATALIPDFHAYCVILDGLSKNGHINEALQLLEKIGSDRIGLDITMGLCEAGKLREAKGLLVKMKEDSCYPDDLAYNTIVRGFVKRDDYVEQKCILKK, encoded by the exons ATGGTGTTAACGAGCCCTCTGCCTTCCGTTATTGAGTTTGACAAATTGCTCGGTCGAGTCATTAAGTTGGAGCATTATTCAGCTGCTATTTTGATGTACAAACATATGTGCTTCTTGGGTTTTATTCCAGTTGATCATTATATCATGACGAGAGCCATTATTTGCTACTCTTTCTTGAATAGGATTGATTGTAGTTTTTCTGTTTTGGGGTCCTTCATCAAGCGTGGTTACGCGCCTAATGTTGTAACCTTTACCACTTTAGTCAGAGGGTTGTTTCGAGCACGTATGATTCACGAGGCACTAGAATTATTGGAGTGGATAATATGTGTAAAGCTCTGTGAGCCCAATGGGGTTCTGTATGGTACCATAATAGATGGTCTGTGTAAGGAGGGAAACACTAGCGCAGCTATTCAAGTTCTTAGGATAATGGAAAAAGGAAAGTGTAAGCCTGATACTATTATGTACAGCACCATTATTGACAGCTTGTGCAAACATAAGATGGTTAATAAGGCTCTTACCCTTTTCTCTGAGATGATTGATAAGGGCATTCTCCCAAATATCATCACTTATAATTGTTTGATTCATGGTCTATGTCGAAATGGTAAATGGATGAAGGCTAAAAAGGTGTGGGTTGGTATGGTTGATTTTAATACATATCCAGATGTTCGTACATTTAATATGTTGGTTGATGCACTTTGTAAGGATGGAAGAATTGATGATGCTGAGTATGTGATTGATACCATGATTCAACGAGGTGAGAGTCCTAATATAGTCACCTACAGTTCACTGATGGATGGCTATTGTATGCTGGGCAGGATTGCTGATGCGAGAAGAGTTTTTGATCTGATGAATGCTAGAGGAATGCATCCTGATACTCACAGCTATAGTATTTTGATTAAGggatatttcaagataatgaaAGTGGATGAGGCTATGCAGCTCTTTCGGGAGATTAAATCTAAAGGTTTAAAACCTAACATTGTCACTTACACAACTATCTTACAGGGCTTGTTTAGGATGGGAGAGTTGGCTACAGCAAAACATGTTATCAACAAGATGAAAGCTACTGCCCTGATTCCTGATTTTCACGCTTACTGTGTCATATTGGATGGCTTGTCAAAAAATGGACATATCAATGAAGCATTGCAATTACTGGAGAAGATTGGAAGTGACCGGATAGGCCTTGATATTACCATG GGACTTTGTGAAGCAGGAAAGCTGAGGGAAGCTAAGGGGCTTCTTGTGAAAATGAAAGAAGATAGCTGTTATCCAGATGACCTTGCTTACAATACCATTGTCCGTGGATTTGTTAAAAGGGATGACTATGTTGAGCAAAAATGCATCTTGAAGAAATGA